A stretch of DNA from Ranitomeya variabilis isolate aRanVar5 chromosome 1, aRanVar5.hap1, whole genome shotgun sequence:
CTCACACACAACCTGATTCTGTCAGGATGGTGATCGTTTTCCGATACCAGAGAGCGCATTTGCTACGACCAGTGTGGCATCCACCACTGTATGGCTGACACCAGAGTGCAATAGAGATGAGAAGGGTTCACACCAGTAAATGTCAGCCGCCCTCACACTTCCACCACTTCGATTCCTTATATAAGTGTTAATTTCTCTGCCGACCCCAGGTTACTCTTGCGGAGTATTCAGATTGTGCCTTTTTCCTTTATTTTAGCAGATTCTGCTGATGAGTTGCCTTTTTCTATCGATCAGTCCTCTCTGGTATGAATGTACGATTTAATACGACCTCTTTTACGGCTGTTTTTCTCTGttaaactgaatttttttttttttttttttacaaagtttgtccCCCACACCGATTTTCTGCAGACTCCGCATATGGCATGCAATGGGTTAAAGGAAAGTATTTTATCAAATATTCAGTCCTTGCACTTTGTATATAGATAAGTTCTTCTGGGCGAGTTAGTAAAATGGATGTGTCACCTGTACCGGGCGGGCGCTGGTCTGCGTGGAGTGCTGCATTGAGGGGTGGCATTTGGGGGGGGCACAGTTTGGTCGCCaactctgtgtacaggtaatatgtTGCACTTTATCGATCGCCCCACTTTTGGTAAAACTGTGCAAATGTTTATTCAGATCTGAAACCCTGTTACCCTCTGGAAAGTGAAGTTTTGTGATTCCGCTATTTTCTCCAGCTCTGCCTTATTAATGCTGGATCTGTTGTATTCTTCTATAATAATGGGGGGGGGCGGTCAGCGAtgcatggaggggggggggggagggtaaaGTGAGGATAACGTAACTTCCCCTATGGAAGAGCTTTCCGATAAATTTGATATCGATGGCGAGAATCCGTCTTGGCAatggacatttttttttccttttgtaccAGACCTCTAATGGTGGACAGCGTGGGATGTCACATGACTTATCAGGTTTCTGCAGTGTTTGTACAGCTGTCTAAGAGCCACGTTCATTTCCCGTCTTGTGGCCTTTTACTGTGCTTCGTATCTGTGTTCTTAACAGATGTAATAAATTTTCAGTAGTCTTAAACCGATGACCCGATATCTATGATTTCCATCAGATCCATGAAAAACTGGTAAGTGATCGGCGTGTGAGGGGTTAAAGAGGGTTTCTGGTGTTATATCACCTTATCACTGTATAATTTTAAAAGGGATTGTTCACTATTGTTATCTTGATGACTTGCGCTTAGGAAGGGTCATCGATGTCCGATCGGTGGTGGTCTCACACACGGCACCACCTGCGATCAGCTCTTGGAGAGCCTCGATGTAAACATGGTGCAGAGCCACCGCGGCTCCGTATATTGGACAGTGGACGATCTTTGGTGCTGCAGCTTGGCTCCTATCCaagtgaatgtgatctgagctgcagtacctggatCCACCACAAAGTGGTGTTTTGGTAAGATCAGACAGCTGATCGGGGTGGGGGGGTGTCAGGTGTAGACCACCACTGACCTGACAAAGATGAACGAAGGACTAGTAATCAATATTAGAAGGGGCAATTTATCAAGACTGGCTTTTTTATATCCAGAGTACACTTGTGTAAAATGCTAATGACCGCCTCTTAGTGAGTGCAGCGTCATAGACTTGGAATACTTTTGCTATAATTAATGCCACTTTTACTTACAAGaaaaatgaactggaatataagttagtATGCATGCAAAATGGGAAcctgttcacattggccattaaccAGATAAAGCCCAAAACAGAAACCAAATGACCATATACCCTGATGTAAGTAAAAGAAACAGTGCACATAAATGGGGTACTTCCTAAACAGTTTTcggaaaaaaaagcataaaagccatcccaccgcaacaaggtggTACCTAATCAGAATTGTTTTATACtccagtattaaaaccttactgTATGTCAATGACGACAATGTGAATAAGGACCGAGCAGGACCGGATCCCGAATATGGACACACAGCCTTGGGGGGGGGAGATGGCTTTTACgctctattttttttaaatcaaaaatggTGTTTACGAAGTCCCCAATGTTGTTTATACGCAACTATagctttcttaggctactttcacactagtccgtcggtacgcgccgtcgcaaactgtcggccggacagacagtgtgttaagtagcacaacgggggcagcggatgcagtttttcaacgcatctgtttccccattgtaatgtccggggaggagggggcggagttctggccgcgcatgcgcggtcggaaatttcAGAcatgatgcacaaaaaaagttacatgtaactttttttgtgccgacggtccgccaaaacacgatgcatccgtcgcacgacggttgtgacgtgtggccatacgtcgcaatgcgtcggtaatgtaagtctatggagaaaaaacgcatcctgcggacaactttgcaggatgcgttttttctcctaaatgacgcattgtgacgtacgTCACACGGCgcgagtgtgaaagtagccttacttacagcagggtacatGGTCATTTGGTTTCTGGCTTGGGTTTTTATCTGTTTAATAGCCACTGTGAACAGGCTCCTATTTTGCAATGATACTCTATTTTTTAAGTGGTGTAAGCTATAGCAAAAAGTGTTCCAAGCCCATGACACCGAACTcattaaagctatgtgcacacgttgtggatttcggtgcggatttgcagctgttttccatgtgttgtacaggaccctgtaaacgtatggaaaacaaaatccgcagtgcacatgctgcggaaaaaaaaaaacgcaagaaacgtagcgttgtttatgccgcagcatgtcaattctttgtgcggattccgcagcggtttacacctgctccataataggaatccgcaggtgaaatccacacaaaaactgcggtaaatccgcgggTAATTCGCAGTGCGGGTTTTGCAAAACCAGTGCGGAaatatccgcacaccaatccgcaacatgtgcacatatctTAAGGGTTCACAGAGGCAGACCGACGTAAACAATGCACACAGCGGCCTGTCATAGATCGCTCCGCACACAGGCTGCCATGGTTCTTTCCATTTCTTCCGATGATGGAGCATTTCGCTTGTTCATAGGGTGATCGGCAGCTTGTTTAGATTATTGTGAAACCACCGGGGTTTTTTTAAGAACACTCATTCAGATTTATCTTGTAGTGTAAGCGCAGCTTAGCCCTTTACAATCTGTATataggtatgatttttataggAGCCAAGTCCCACTGACAGACTCCTATTAAAGTGACGCGGGCCGCTGCTTCTTGCCTAAACCGCGGGCAGCATTGATCATTAATCTTGTGTGATTACAGATGAAATGTTCTGACATTTTGTGCAGAATAGACAGTGGCCGTCTCCTcctagtgattgacaggtctcttccttggtgagcctcctgtcactcacctcacCTGGTGATACTGGGGTAGTCTTGGCTCTGGCTATGGTCCCCAGCCGCGCCACTGCTAATACCATACACACGGAGCACCGATGGATGGAAGCGGGTCCGTTCTGCCTCTTGGGCCGTATTCACATCTTTCTGCTCCAAGGGTGATCCGACGAGCGAGAAGCCTTATTAGCCAGTCGACATGTTCTGAAAATAACCACCATTATCGCTATGGCAACATTGGTGGCAACAATTGCTGCCCCGGTATGGGGTAGCCTGCGCCATCCATGTATCTGTACAGAAACAGCCTGGATTAGCGACAACTACCATCTGGTTTATTTAACCCTGCAGTTGCAATGGTGCTTCGCTTCTGAGCAGTATATCTTGGAGGAATAATAGTTCAATAAACTATTAAATAGAAAAACAAAAGAATTGCAGGATTGTCCCCCCAAAATTCAGTGTGGTgtcttatttatataatttttaattaGTATCTTGATCAATAAGTGATCTGTTTTCTAGGGTTTGCAGCACCAAAACGTAACGTAAAGCATACTAAGCACACAAGTAACTACTGAGTGGCACGCATGCGCCGTAGCATTTTCTGCGGCTGATTATTGGCGCACGCGCGGTTTCCTCAGCGGACATGGCGGAAGAGTCCGGAGTGTTTGTCCGGGAGTTGGAGCGCCGGGATGGGGCAGTGCTGGAGATCCGGCAGctgagctccggggatgtgggctgTGTGGTGTGGGACGCCGCCATCGTCCTCTCCAAATTCATGGAGCGGAGGGAAAGTGCGGAGCCCGGGCTGTTCACTGGGAAAGCAGCGGTGGAGCTGGGCTCGGGCACCGGCATCGTGGGCATCATGGCAGCGACCCTCGGGTGAGCCGTGCTCTGGGCGCTTATAAAACTCTAGCCCCAGCTTGTCACAGGCGCACTACAAGCCCCATTATGCCTGGCCATGCATGAGCCGGACAGCACTGCAATGAAGCGTCAGTGTCCCTGTGCTCCTTCCATTTTACAGCTATGGCGCCCTCTGCTGGCAGCATCTGGAAGCACACAGTTTGGATCAGCAATGAAACGATGGCACTGTTCCAAACTGTCAATCAAACCTCTTGGTTGTGCCCACCCGGCCAGGAGACTGGGTAGGGACGTCAACGTGAGATGATCCCTTTAATGTCCAGTTGCATAAATTATTAGAAGAGCCACTTAAATTGGGCTGACATGGCCATGCTTGGTGTCCCAGGAAGTGCTGCCAATGGCGGGGATTCCAGGCCAGTCCCTACTTCTTGCTTCAACCCCAACATTTACAAGTGGCCTGCCACAGCCGATCATTGGCCTTTGCAGTCACCGGACTATGTCATAAATTTCATCACTTAAGCAGGGACTAGGAACGGACAGGAGAGCCAGAAAATGGAGCTAGTAGGGTATCTGATTGCAGAAAGTTGTGTTACAGAGGGTGAGAATCCCCATGCGATCATCATGTACATAAGGCCGTAGGTCGGGTATCACTGCTGCACACACCAGCAGCTTAGATCTTGGGAGGATCCCCACTTCATGGATCGCACTAACCTTCCTTTACTGTTACAGAGCGGACGTCACTGTGACGGATCTGGAAGATTTGCAAGATCTGATGATAATGAACATTAAAAGAAACTCCGCTCTCATCACAGGTTCTTGCCAAGCGAAGGTATTGAAATGGTTTGTATATCTGTGGACCTGCTGGAGAATCTGTGCTGACCGAGGTAACGCTTAGTGACAGGTTCGTAAAACACTGATGTTTTTGTGTTTCAGGGGTGAGGACGTCTCTGGTTTCTCCTCTTCTCCTGACTACATCCTGATTGCTGACTGCATCTACTACGAGGAGGTGTGTGGATCCTATTACTAGGATAAAATGCAATATATGTAGAATGTTTTTTTTCTTACTCAAATGATCGAGGAATGAATGAAAACATAAGCTTTCGTTCACAATGTAAGAGGCCATGCTTCAACGACAACTTCTAAGATTGAATTACACACTCACAAGCTTGTTGGCATAAAGCAGTGAGAAAAATCTTGGGACCTCCCAGGCAAAATACAGCTACTATTACGTCATAGTCACAGTGTAAATAGTAATTTTTGTAGGTCCGAGAGTATAAAACGGTGCCAGTCATTAATAACGCAGCATTAAGTCACCCAAGAACGTCGAAAAGTGGTAATTCCAGAGAAAAGTAAGATGTCACCCGGTCCTCTAGTATTCGTGCTCCAAACATCGGCAGGGCCATTCCTGACAGGGTAGAGTTACAGGAGTAAATGTCCACCTAAGTGCCTCCAGCGGTGTGGACCCCATTATTGGGTCTCTCTGCTGTTATCTCACATACTTCCCTGATGTATTTAGTCTTGGTTCCAAGACTCATCCGGAGAAGGGAGTTGAGAATTTGAgtggcagtgaaacacttgggtacaGCTTAACTGCAGGGGCACGACATAGTGCTATGTTGGTAGCAAATGGACCTTAACCCCTGCCCTGTAAAGAAGGACATGACCAGAGGACCAGGTGAGATCAGCTTTTCTAAAATGAGCACCAATGCTTTGAGGGTACTTTTgcaatattcttaaagggaacctgtcaaccccaaaatcgatggtgaggtatgctcactgtcatcaggggcttatctacagcattctgtaatgctgtagataagccccgatgtatcctgaaagaggagaaaaagaggttagattatactcacccaggggtggtcccgctgcggtctggtcaaatgggtgtctcaggtccgcttcggcgcctcccatcttcattccatggcgtCCTCTTTTGTTCTTcaggccgcggctccggcgcaggcgtactttgtctgcgctgttgagggcagaacaaagtactgcagtgcgcaggcaccggaaaggtcagagaggcccagcgcctgcgcactgcagtaatttgctctgccaAGACTTATTTGCTCTTCTAACGTCCTGGCTTAAAGGCaatgttttaattttttctatttCCGCCCGTTGAATCCTTCCAGTCTTTGCAGCCATTACTGAAGACCTTGAGGGACCTGGCGAGTGGCGAGACTTGTATTTTATGCTGTTACGAGGAGAGAACCACTGGTAAAAATCCTGCAATAGAACAGAAATTTTTTGAGGTAAGAAATCACAATGATTTCCATAAGTTATTTACTTCTGCTGCTGTTTACTGAGTTGTACTTATCCTGGGCCTGTACATAGCGACAGATGCGAGTACAGACCTACCATAGCATGGAGCCACCATGGGTGCGGGTATAGACCTACCATAGTATACGAGCATGGAGCCACCATGGGTGCGGGTACAGACCTACCATAGTATAAGAGCATGGAGCCACCATGGGTGCGGGTATAGACCTACCATAGTATAAGAGCATGGAGCCACCATGGGTGCGGGTACAGACCTACCATAGTATAAGAGCATGGAGCCACCATGGGTGCGGGTACAGACCTACCATAGTATAAGAGCATGGAGCCACCATGGGTGCGGGTACAGACCTACCATAGTATAAGAGCATGGAGCCACCATGGGTGCGGGTACAGACCTACCATAGTATAAGAGCATGGAGCCACCATGGGTGCGGGTACAGACCTACCATAGTATAAGAGCATGGAGCCACCATGGGTGCGGGTACAGACCTACCATAGTATAAGAGCATGGAACCACCATGGATGCGGGTGCAGACCTACCATAGTATAAGAGCATGGAGCCACCATGGATGCGGGTACAGACCTACCATAGTATAAGAGCATGGAGCCACCATGGATGCGGGTGCAGACCTACCATAGTATAAGAGCATGGAGCCACCATGGATGCGGGTGCAGACCTAGCATAGTTTAAACTGTATGGTTCCTAACTATgatcagcactggggtcctgggtacatatttcaccaaggacaacatctgcaatgagtttgtatgttcttcctgtgtttgcgtaggtttcctccgggtactccagtttctttccagacatactgatagaaaatttagattatgagccccattggggacagtgccgatGATGTCTGTACAGCCCTACGGAATTGATGGCGCTATAGCAGCAaagaaaataacaaacaaaaaaggtAGATAATGGCTGGATTTAGAAGTAGTTATCCAactttctattaaccccttcacccccggagctttttccgttttcgtttttcgctcccctccttcccagagccataacttttttatttttccgtcaatttggccatgtgag
This window harbors:
- the VCPKMT gene encoding protein N-lysine methyltransferase METTL21D, which encodes MAEESGVFVRELERRDGAVLEIRQLSSGDVGCVVWDAAIVLSKFMERRESAEPGLFTGKAAVELGSGTGIVGIMAATLGADVTVTDLEDLQDLMIMNIKRNSALITGSCQAKVLKWGEDVSGFSSSPDYILIADCIYYEESLQPLLKTLRDLASGETCILCCYEERTTGKNPAIEQKFFELLKMDFDYEEVPIDKHDEEYRSEDIHILQIYRKK